TGGCCGGCACCTTCCTGGTCAGCGGGCTGGCCTCCATCGCCCTGCCGGGCCTGAGCGGGTTCGTGCCCGAGTGGATGGTGCTCACCGGCACCTTCTCGGTCTCGCTGGCTTTGGGCGGGGCGGCCGTCGTCGGCGTCGTCATCGCCGCCGTCTACATGCTGCTGCCCTACCAGCGGGTCTTCACCGGGGCGCCCGCCCCCGAGCGCGTGGGCAGCCCCGACCTCGACGGGCGCGAGCGCCTCGTCGTCGTCCCCATCATCGCCGCGATGCTCGCGCTCGGACTGGCCCCGGGCGTCTTGACGTCCGCCTTCGACGACGTCGCCCGGCAGGTCGCGCTCACGGTTACCAGCTCCTCGCAGGCTGAGGCATCAGCCCGCGGCGCCGGTGACAGCCCCGATGCCGGCGGGACTGACGCTCCGGCCGCCTCCACCGCTACGGAAGGGAACACCAAGTGAGCCCCTCAGCCACTGCCCCGATCGTCAACTGGGACGCCCTGACGCCGGTCCTCATCATCCTGGGCGCCGGTGTCCTGGGTGTCCTCGTGGAGGCCTTCATCGCTCGTCCTGCCCGTCTGGCCATCCAGTCCACGCTGAGCTTCCTGGCCATCCTGGCCTCCGGGGTCTCCCTGTTCCTGCGCTGGGGCGAGGTCAAGGCCGCCGGGGCCGCCGCCGCGGCCGTGCCCCAGTTCCAACTCCCCAAGGGTTTCCTGCCGGGCGCCCGCATGTCCGCGGGTCTGACCGAGGACCCCTTCTCCATCGCCGCCCAGGGCATCCTCCTGGTCATCGGGCTGCTGGCCGTCCTGGTGATGGCCGACCGCACCTCGGTCGGTGATGGGGCCTTCGCGGCCCAGGCCGCCGACCGGCCCGGCAGTGCGGAGGAGAGCGAGTCCATCCTGGCCGGCTGGACCACGACCGAGATCTTCCCCCTGACCCTGTTCTCACTGGGCGGCATGATGCTCTTCGGGGCCAGCAGTGACCTCATCACGCTGTTCGTCATCCTGGAGATGATCTCCCTGCCGCTGTACATCCTGGCGGCCACCGCCCGCCACCGCCGGCTCCTCAGCCAGGAGGCGGCGCTGAAGTACTTCGTGCTGGGGGCCTTCGCCTCCGCCTTCCTCCTCATGGGCTCGGCCCTGCTCTACGGGGTGGCCGGCGCCGTCGACTACAAGACCCTGGGCGAGGCCGTGAGCAGCGCGGCGGGGCAGGACTGGCTCATCCTGGCCGGCCTCATGCTGGTGATCGTCGGCCTGCTGTTCAAGGTGGCGGCCGTGCCCTTCCACGCCTGGAGCCCGGACGTCTACCAGGGTGCCCCCACCCCGGTCACCGGGTTCATGGCCGCCGGCGTCAAGGCCGCCGCCTTCCTGGCCCTGGTGCGCTTCTACTACCTGATCGCCGGCGCCATGGGCTGGGACCTGGCCCCCGCCCTGTGGGCCGTGGCGGCACTGACCATGCTCCTGGGCACCGTCGTCGGGGTGGTTCAGCGCGACGTCAAGCGCATGCTCGCCTACTCGGCCATCGCCCACGCCGGCTTCATGCTCATCGGGATCGGGGCCTACTCCAAGGCGGCGATCTCCGCGCTCAGCTTCTACGCCCTGACCTACGGGATCGCCACCGTGGGGGCCTTCGGCATCGTCACCCTGGTGCGCTCCCACCGCGACGGCTCCGTGGGCGGCGAGGACGGCGACTTGGATGCCTTCAAGGGCCTGGGACGCCGCAGCCCCTGGGCGGCCGGTGCCATGACCGTCTTCCTGCTGTCCTTCGCCGGAGTGCCCCTGACGGCCGGCTTCATGGCCAAGTTCCGGCTCTTCGCCACCGGCCTGAGCGGCAACGGGACGCCCTTCGTCATCCTCGCCGTCGTCTGCTCGGCCGTGACCGCCTTCTTCTACATGAGGCTCATCGTGCTCATGTTCTTCCATGAGCCCGACGGCGAGCGCTCCGTGGTCGTGGGCAGCCGCGGCCCGATCATCCTGGCGGTCAGCGTTGCGGTGATGGCCACAATCGGGTTGGGCATTTTGCCGCAGACCGCCTTCGACCTGTTCGACCAGACGGCTATGCTCCTTCCGTGATCGGATCACTGCCGCTGAGCGCCCCCGAGTTGGAGTCGCGCATCATCCCCGCCCTCCAGACCATTGAGGACCGCCTCATGGAGGTGGTCACCAGCGCCGACGAGACCATCAATCCGCCGACCTCGCACCTGGCCGAGGCCGGGGGTAAGCGCCTGCGTCCGGTCCTGGCCCTGCTGACCGCCCAGCTCGGCGACCCGGCCCTGGCCACCGGTGAGGAGATCCGCGACGCCGGGGTGGCCGTGGAGCTGACCCACATCGCCACCCTCTATCACGACGACGTCATGGACGAGGCCCCGCTGCGCCGCGGCGCTCCGAGCGCCCAGACCGTGTGGGGCAACTCCGCCGCCATCCTCACCGGCGACGTCCTCGTGGCCCGGGCCTCCCAGCTGATGGCGGCCCTCGGCCCGGAGGCCGTCATGGCCCACGCCAAGACCTTCGAGCGCCTGTGCATGGGTCAGCTCCACGAGACCCTGCCACGCCCGGCAGGTACCGATCCGGTCGACCATTACATCCAGGTTCTGGCGGATAAGACCGGCTCCCTCATCGCAGTGTCCGCGCGCTACGGGGCGATGCTCACCGGTGCCGGGACGCACACCGAGCAGATCGTGGAGGAGTTCGGCGAGCGGATCGGTGTGGCCTTCCAGCTGGCCGACGACGTCATCGACCTCATGAGCGACTCGGCCACCACCGGCAAGACCCCCGGCACTGACCTGCGCGAGGGAGTGGACACCATGCCGGTCCTCCTCCTGCGCAAGGCCCTGGCGGCCGGCGAGCTCGACGCCGCCGGCCAGGCCATCCTCTCGCGCCTGTCCAGCGGCGACCTGTCCGATGACGCCTTCCTGTCCGACGTCGTCGCTCGCCTGCGCGAGCACCCCGTCCTGGCCCGTACCCGCGAGATGGCCATGGACTGGGCTGCTCAGGCAGTGGAGGGCCTGGAGGGACTGGAGGAGGCCGTCCTTGACGGTACCCGGCAGCGCCTGGCCCAGGCTGGCATTGAGGGCGAGGCCGCCATGGCGGCTGAGGCTGACGCCGGTGAGCGAGTGAGGCAGGTGCGTGCGGCCATGGAGGACTTCGCCCGCATCCTCGTGGACCGGGCCGCCTGACCTGCAGGCCTGAGAACTGATGAGGCTCCGCAACTATCCATGACTCCCCATGGGTTCATGGGGAGCAAATGGGGAGTGATGGGTAGTTCCCCATCGTGGGTAGTGGATTGCGGCGAATAGGGTGCCAAGTACGTGTTCCCAATGCGTTGAAAGGTTCCCGACATGCCGTCCTCCACGCCGATGTCTCCTGACGCCTGCGCCCGACTGACCCGACGTGGTGTCCTGACCCTGCCCGCCCTCGCTGGTGCGGAGGCTGTCCTATCGGGGTGCGGGATGCTGAAGAAGGGCGGTTCCGCCACCTCTGGGAAGAGCTCGGGTGCCGCGTCCCCACGCGCTGTTGCCACCGCGACTGGTCCGCATGGTGGGGTGATGCTGGAGGCGGAGTGGAAAGGGGCTCCGCTCTTGGTTGAGGTGGGGCCCACCGCAGTCAACGACAAGTACGCTGTCGTGCGCTTGGTGTTCACAACGACCTCGGATGAAAATGTGAGCCTGTCTCAGCCGTTCGGCTTCGTGGATCATTCGGGGACGATGCTTGCGATCAGAATGCTCTCTTTGGATAAGGGCTTGGTGTATCGCGAACTCGACGAAGAAACACGTCATTTATATGATGGTGTTGAAAAGGGTAAACCCTTGGAAGTATTTCCAGTATTTCATGCGCCGCCCGAGGGTGTTGGCGTCGTGGAGCTGCTCCTTCCTAACGTGGGTATTGCTGCAGGTGTTCCGGTTTTGAAGGATACCGAGGCTGATTTCTCAGTGGATGATGTGCTGTCAAAGGCGAAGCTCGATGAGTCGGAGGCGGGGCCGTTCAAGATCGAGACGATGTCGCTGGCTGCTGATGATTCGGCGGATATGAAGCAGGATGAGAAGTCGACGACGGTGACGGTGGCTGGGGATGTCACGTTTGCGACTGACTCCGATCAGCTGTCGGATCAGGCGGACGGTGTGTTGGCGAATGTGGTGGAGCAGATCAAGAAGTATCCCTCTGGTGGGGATCTGACGATCACGGGGCATACCGATGATGTGGCTGATGATGCGCACAACCAGGATCTGTCGGAGCGGCGGGCCAAGGCGGTGTCGGAGCGGCTCAAGAGGCTGACGGAACTGTCTAAGTGGAAGGAGTCGGTCTCGGGTAAGGGGGAGTCCTCGCCGCGAGTATCGAATGACTCCGATGAGCACCGACAGGCTAACCGTCGTGTGGAGATCACGCTGACGCCCTCGAAACCCGCCGAATCCAGTGCGTCACCAAGTGCGAGTGCGGCACCGTCGGCAACCTCGATGCCTAAGGCTGCCGGTCCTGCGGGCAAGGGGCCTGAGGGGGTCGATGTAACGATTCGAGATAAGGTGGCGCGCATGTCAATCGATAGTGTCACTCGGGTGGGCAAGTTCTTGATTGGCACCGTCCGGCTTGAAGCGGAACAGGATGTCATGATGCCTGCTGCGTGTCTTGTTTTGCCTGAAAGTATTGAAAGTCTGGGGTGGGTGGCTCTGCAACATGATATGTTTAGGTTCGGAGCCTATAGTCTGACAATTCTCGACGGAGGGAAGCGTTACCTGGAGGCTGGGTTTAGCTTCTCGGACGGTCGTGGCAGCTTGTTGACCAACCAGTTCGTTTATGATCTCGTTGCGGGTGGTGTGCTGAGTATGCCTGCTGTATGGCCTGACCCCGGTGGGGACAGAGTCGTTGTTGACTTGCCGGACGGGAACAATCCGATTGCGCCGCATAGGATTATCGCTCGCCTCACCGACATCCCGGTCCTCAATGCTTGAGGAGGCTGTGGGTATGCCTGTCGTGAATTCTGTGTTGGTGTCTCGTCGCACGGTGCTGTCAGTTGCTGCTGCTGGTACGGGGGCCGTCCTGTCGGGGTGCGGGGCGCTGAAAAAGGGTGGTTCTGCTTCGTCGGGGAAGAGCTCGGGTGCTGCGTCCCCGCGTGCTGCTGCCACCGCGACTGGCCCCCATGGTGGGGTGATGCTGGAGGCGGAGTGGCAAGGAGCCCCACTCTCGGTCGAGGTGGGGCCCGTCGCAGTCAACGACAAGTACGCTGTCGTGCGCTTGGTGTTCACAACGACCTCGGATGACAAGGTAAGCCTGTTTCAGCCATTCGGCTCCACGTATCGTCCGGGGACAATGGTTGCGATCAGGATGCTCTCTTTAGATAAGGGGCTGGTCTATCGTGAGCTGGATGAAGAAACACGTCATTTATATGATGATGTTGAAAAGAATAAGCCTCGGGAAGTATTTCCAGTATTTCTTGCGCCGCCCGAGGGTGTCGACGTCGTGGACCTTTTCCTTCCTTATGTGGGTGTCGCTACGGGCGTTCCGGTTTTGAAGGATACCGAGGCTGATTTCTCGGTGGATGATGTGCTGTCAAAGGCGAAGCTTGACGAGTCGGAGGCGGGGCCGTTCAAGATCGAGACGATGTCCCTGGCAGCTGACGATTCTTCGGACACGAAGCAAGATGAGAAGTCGACGACGGTGACGGTGGCTGGGGATGTCACGTTTGCGACTGACTCCGATCAGCTCTCGGCTCAGGCTGACAGTGTGCTGGCGACTGTGGTGGAGCAGATCAAGAAGTATCCCTCTGGAGGGGA
This region of Actinomyces oris genomic DNA includes:
- the nuoN gene encoding NADH-quinone oxidoreductase subunit NuoN, with amino-acid sequence MSPSATAPIVNWDALTPVLIILGAGVLGVLVEAFIARPARLAIQSTLSFLAILASGVSLFLRWGEVKAAGAAAAAVPQFQLPKGFLPGARMSAGLTEDPFSIAAQGILLVIGLLAVLVMADRTSVGDGAFAAQAADRPGSAEESESILAGWTTTEIFPLTLFSLGGMMLFGASSDLITLFVILEMISLPLYILAATARHRRLLSQEAALKYFVLGAFASAFLLMGSALLYGVAGAVDYKTLGEAVSSAAGQDWLILAGLMLVIVGLLFKVAAVPFHAWSPDVYQGAPTPVTGFMAAGVKAAAFLALVRFYYLIAGAMGWDLAPALWAVAALTMLLGTVVGVVQRDVKRMLAYSAIAHAGFMLIGIGAYSKAAISALSFYALTYGIATVGAFGIVTLVRSHRDGSVGGEDGDLDAFKGLGRRSPWAAGAMTVFLLSFAGVPLTAGFMAKFRLFATGLSGNGTPFVILAVVCSAVTAFFYMRLIVLMFFHEPDGERSVVVGSRGPIILAVSVAVMATIGLGILPQTAFDLFDQTAMLLP
- a CDS encoding OmpA family protein; this translates as MPVVNSVLVSRRTVLSVAAAGTGAVLSGCGALKKGGSASSGKSSGAASPRAAATATGPHGGVMLEAEWQGAPLSVEVGPVAVNDKYAVVRLVFTTTSDDKVSLFQPFGSTYRPGTMVAIRMLSLDKGLVYRELDEETRHLYDDVEKNKPREVFPVFLAPPEGVDVVDLFLPYVGVATGVPVLKDTEADFSVDDVLSKAKLDESEAGPFKIETMSLAADDSSDTKQDEKSTTVTVAGDVTFATDSDQLSAQADSVLATVVEQIKKYPSGGELTITGHTDDVAGDAHNQDLSERRAKAVSERLKKLTDLSAWKESVLGKGESSPRVPNDTEEHRQINRRVEITLTPSKPAEASAAPSASAAPSSAMPKATGPVGKGPEGVDVKIDGKTVRMVIDHVVRAGGYLAGTVVVTSSEKVSMPVAPFSLPGNMMDMRGLGVFGVSGITILSGGLRYLEADYTYSDGSRYPLANGFVYDLEPEASQSLPVVWPDVGGSSVTIDMPAGEYLYTKERVVARLTDIPVVNA
- a CDS encoding polyprenyl synthetase family protein, whose amino-acid sequence is MIGSLPLSAPELESRIIPALQTIEDRLMEVVTSADETINPPTSHLAEAGGKRLRPVLALLTAQLGDPALATGEEIRDAGVAVELTHIATLYHDDVMDEAPLRRGAPSAQTVWGNSAAILTGDVLVARASQLMAALGPEAVMAHAKTFERLCMGQLHETLPRPAGTDPVDHYIQVLADKTGSLIAVSARYGAMLTGAGTHTEQIVEEFGERIGVAFQLADDVIDLMSDSATTGKTPGTDLREGVDTMPVLLLRKALAAGELDAAGQAILSRLSSGDLSDDAFLSDVVARLREHPVLARTREMAMDWAAQAVEGLEGLEEAVLDGTRQRLAQAGIEGEAAMAAEADAGERVRQVRAAMEDFARILVDRAA
- a CDS encoding OmpA family protein; this encodes MPSSTPMSPDACARLTRRGVLTLPALAGAEAVLSGCGMLKKGGSATSGKSSGAASPRAVATATGPHGGVMLEAEWKGAPLLVEVGPTAVNDKYAVVRLVFTTTSDENVSLSQPFGFVDHSGTMLAIRMLSLDKGLVYRELDEETRHLYDGVEKGKPLEVFPVFHAPPEGVGVVELLLPNVGIAAGVPVLKDTEADFSVDDVLSKAKLDESEAGPFKIETMSLAADDSADMKQDEKSTTVTVAGDVTFATDSDQLSDQADGVLANVVEQIKKYPSGGDLTITGHTDDVADDAHNQDLSERRAKAVSERLKRLTELSKWKESVSGKGESSPRVSNDSDEHRQANRRVEITLTPSKPAESSASPSASAAPSATSMPKAAGPAGKGPEGVDVTIRDKVARMSIDSVTRVGKFLIGTVRLEAEQDVMMPAACLVLPESIESLGWVALQHDMFRFGAYSLTILDGGKRYLEAGFSFSDGRGSLLTNQFVYDLVAGGVLSMPAVWPDPGGDRVVVDLPDGNNPIAPHRIIARLTDIPVLNA